AATGGAATATGACAGCCCTTTGATCTAAGGCTTTGATCTAAttgtaaaggcgctttataaatacctaCTACTATTATTACCATATTACTTACTGGGTCTAATAATTTGTAGGCAACACAACAATTCATGCTTTtcctctgtgtacaaaagttaGAGCAGGGGTCGAAATTCCCACTAGCCCGGAactaccagatttacagccaggctactcatttttccagtttgatagcccgACGAGCTAGTgggaaaataatgcaaaaatcaaTGTTACGAACAGCAATGAACTGAACTGTGCTGATGGTGTATTGTAAAGTTTGTGCTGTGTCTCAAGACATAATGTGTTTGTCGGGCTACTAAAATCTAATCAGGGCTGCTACAAACTCTTGGTtactagccccccccccccttgctggctaccatgaaaatacacttaattttGACTCCTGTTAAAGTGTAGAGCCAGCTACACCTAcattactcctagaactattttggtttcgaccggctatcgtctcccgtaagagacgatagccggacgaaaccgaaatagttctaggagcaCACCTACATGACCTAGGCTTAATCTCTGGCTGGCTCCTTCGTTAAACTGCAAAGTTCGCTCACTCACTATCCCACCATAATCCATAGTCTTCAACACGGCCGCTAGGAGGCCtccattattttttaagtttacCATAGTTGATGCAGAGAGTGCAAACAATAGTTATACTTCTACTAGAAATTAATGAATAAAGGCTTCCCTGTGATTTGTGAGGAGCCTTATTGTTTGTAGAACTTAGAAGTACCATGGATTGGCTAGAGGTAGGATTAactaacaaaacacaaagtataaaaatatagGGTAAGTATGAAGTAAAAGCAAACACTAACATAGGCCCTAACTGTTATTGGGATAACTTATTGTATTAAAACCTTCATAAAAAAAGCAACGTTGATTTATGATTTAACAAACCTACCTTCCTGTTCAGaactttatattattattaattatgggataactttccgtatgacgccaccactttttcactcatttttacaaaaagggatatatcaatgaggtaaattagatactatattatttcatatcgaatgaaaaagtggtggcgccatgcggaaacttttcctaattATGGTCcctgatgtcatcatcagaatGTAATAAAATGAATCGTAAACATGATGAACAATTATATTGCCTGCATGATCCCAACATTGAAGCGGCGCATAAACAGGAATCCATGTTTTGTGCACAACACCACACTGGTATGGTATGTACATGCATGGAGGAacggtacatacatgtactgattacatgtacatgtttgtaccgTAGTCCGGAAGCAGTGTACACAATTTGCCGTGTCGattctgtccttactctatggtgtgACGACAGGTGGGCGTTGTGTATTGTTGTATGTTCGCCCTGAAAATACATCAAACGAAATTTGTACCTACCTTTTAATGTTTTTGCCGAAATTCACCACTATTCACAAATACATATGTTTCATGTCTTTTAAAGGCCTCCATAGCGTGGATTTCTCATCGGGGAATTTCCCGGTGTGGTCGGGTAGACTTGTTAAAGTCGATCAGTTGGAAGTGCGCGCGGGTGCATTTTGATGTGCGTAAATActtgggtttgggttggttcttggttgggttgggttgttgtggggggagggggcacATACATTATCCCATGTCCACATTATATCGGTACATAATGCACTGTTATATACCTTTAGACATCCTATTTGAGAGGTATAGTTTTCAATCGAAATAAATTTGATGTTCTGCTCGATTGTTTTATAGCGCAGTCGGGTTACGTGAaacatattatatttattttgtgtagacACGAGGAGAAAGACTATGGGTACAAAGGTCATTCAATCTATAGGGAGGCTAGGCGCGCGCGCCATGGTGTGTGTACGACGAAGTGGGAAATCCCAGGAATGAGCAACTATTAACTACTGGCTGGGTGCATGGTTATGTACTGCTTTCATGCACACGAAGCGATCATTTCAGTACCAAATATGTGTTGATCTTTCATGGAGGTGGATTTCAACAGATTTACGGAGCCTGAATATTCGTCCTGTTCGTGGTTTGGGTTCTAGAGAAAGAGGTGAGTGTTATATCGGCCCTATATTCCCGCTTGTTTTTTCCACTGGGACAGGTGATCAGGACCCCATTCACTGTGACACACTCCGTCTCACGTTTGTTTACATGCGTAAGCGAGTTAGGAATAACATCCCTACCATTGTTTTTTGTCCAAGGCTAAACATTACACGAGAACGCTCTGGACATTCGATATCCCAAGATACACACCCTGGCTTGGCATTTGGTGTCCCGTTTGTGACTTATGTGTTATGTTCGTCGAGCCAACGGTGTATAGTAGTAGGCGTCATTCTTGTTTGGAATGTGATATAATGTAATATAGCCATAATATAGGCCTACCCATGGTTTACACCCCAGTCCCCTTACAAAAAAACTCTAtagaattctataaaaaaaaaactatagaaaTTCTATACAAATTTCTATAGAAAAGGGTATAGAACCCTTGTAAATAATTTCTATAAAATTTCtatacagaatatatacaatatCTATACACATATCTATACAAAATCTATACAATTTCTATACAATTTCTAAAGAAATTCTATACAACCTATAGAGTTTCTTTAGAAAATTGGGCCACTTTTCTATACAATTTCTATAGACATCTATAGCAACCTCTATAGAATGTTTAATAGAAATGTATATAGATAtgtatagagttctatagggcagtgtatagagttctatagggcagtgtatagagttctatagggcagtgtatagagttctataggGCAGTGTATAGAGTCAATTCGCTCAGTTAGTTCAAAAATCAGTACAAAATCTATTAAAGAAGACTTTCTCTTTAGAGAAATTCAGCGCTTTGTAGAATTCTATAGGacattttctttactgcaatatagcactacagagaattctatagAACATTAATGTCTTTACTGCAATAGCACTACAGATAATTCTATAGAaaattttctttactgcaatagcactacagagaattctacagaacattttctttactgcaatatcactacagagaattctatagaaaattttctttactgcaatagcactacagagaattctacagaacattttctttactgcaatatcactacagagaattctatagAGAATTTTCTCTATAGAGATTTTGCCTTCACATTTCTATAGACATctatagaaaataattattctatagatttatttttgcctttctatagattttcaggatttctatagagctctatagagctctatagaCCCTTCTATAGAGTTCTATAGAACTTTTTTGTAAGGGTCGACTTCATTTGCATATAAATAATATGTCCGATCTTTCCTTTATATACGACAATCCATTGTAAAGCCATTCTTAAAATGTTTCACCCCTAAAATATTGACATGAATCAGAGAACAAGACATGCAGATGCAGGAATCGTTTCTCAGCATTTCTGAGGGTGCTTAGCTGATCGTTTCTCAGCATTTCTGAGGGTGCTTAGCTAATCGTTTCTCAGCATTTCTGAGGGTGCTTAGCTAATCGTTTCTCAGCATTTCTGAGGGTGCTTAGCTGATCGTTTCTCAGCATTTCTGAGGGTGCTTAGCGTTTTTCGGTGCTCGGCCAGCGTGTCGGTTGGTACCGCTGTCCCTTGCTTGACGTGAAGGGATTTGGACCACGTCCTTGTGAAAATACATTGTtttgtaactacatgtacatgtacattgttgtaGGCCTGTGATAACCGAATCTACCATAGTTTCCGGGCACATGGTGTCTTGGTCTGTCGGCGTCCAAGAGGCCCCTTTTATGTTTATAGAGGGTTTAGAATCTTTGTGCATCTCTTCATCTTGTATTTCTTGTGTTTGCTTTCAATATACTTTGTTCATATTTTTCACTTTTTGCTGTTAGGCCAGGAAAAtatttgaggatggcaattttgATACCGAAAAAAGAAATTGTGGACGGGAAGAGAATGACAATCTCTTCGATGATCCGTCATTTTTGGGATTCAAATTGCATGGAAGGGGAAGGCACGTCTCAGCTCATACCAAATTTCTTTCGCCTGGCAGCaatattgttttttgtacatCATAATTGCCCTTGTTGTGGTGCTGTCATTGGGGAATCTTGTCTTCGAAATCGATTCAAAGAAAATTGCGCCCGGGACACCTCGATAATGCTcttttgacgattaccaaaacaacaaaaatacggGGGTTGCATGTGGTGAGTGAATTGTCACATAATAAGATTCACGTGATAAAATCTAGACTATTCAATTttacgaggcgaagccgagagAAATGGAATAGCCCATATTTCACATAATATCATTCTATACGATAATTGTGCATGAACGAAATGCAATCAACgtttgttttataccaacatGTAAATCATtgtcatttgattttttttcccctgtcAACAcgaaacagaaacagaaactTGCCACTCCGCAAACAACCAGACAAAAACGTAGCTGACTCCTACACGAACCTTGACCATTGTGGTAAAGTTTTGTCGGGCGGGGAAATTCAGAATCGCTGTGAATTGTCATGGGCATCCTATAATTACCAATAAATAACTCCTATATTAATTTTGTGAGCGTCACTCGTGCGCGTTGCGCGCGGCAGATgccaataaaacaaatgaagTATGACACGTGACGCGGGTTCCACCCATCAAATGATCTATTGTGGTGCGGTATGATTTATAACATTGTCTGTAGTATATTCATATACGTTGTCCGTTGAATATCTGGATGGTTGCcagatatatttttttgattGTGGTTTGCGAAACAGGTGGTCTCCACATTTGGAATTCCGATCATTAGTGACGTTGAGACCAATATGAGTTTTCGTAGGAAGGACACAATATCGAACATTAATTATCGCGCATTGTTCAAATATCTGTCAAAAATAGATTTTACAATATCATTCCACATCATTTTAATAGAGTGGATGAAATGTTGTGACATTTTGTGATAACTGAAAtgtggtttttgtttacattttaaaccTAATTTTTGGGGCGATGGTTTGACAAAGACAATGTCAGTGTTGTCTTATCTTTATTTTTCTATTTCATCGGCAGGTTAGTTTGGTGTCCGTTATGGCGTCGGTAATTATTCCGGGGCATTTTATGCTCCCACTTCCCATCAATAAAGACATCAACATCGACAAAGCAGCTGTAGAGACGAAGATCAGAGTCCTCAGTCAATTCCAGAAAGTCAGAGTTGGCCGCCCCGAGGAGCTAGCCATCCTCAACCTACAGGGTATTCTAACCACAAGGCTTCGACGCTACGAGGATTCTCTAGTGTACTTTCACCAGGTTCTCAACAAAGACCCAGAGAATCTCAACGCCTTGGCTAATCTACAGTACGTGTTGGAGAAGCTTTTCCGATTGTCCGAGGCACAGGATTCCAAGGATGAGTGGACTCGACTTATTCACTCCAAAGATCCTGAGGCCCTTAACTGCCTGAAAGCCCGATGTTTGGCTGAACATGCGTATGCTTATGCCTTCGATGTCCACAGCGATACCAAGGGCGCGAAAAggtacaaacaatcaaacaaactttACCGCGAGGCACTGACGCTGGCCGGTGATGATGTGAAGCCAGCAGAGTATCATGACTGGATTTTCAATATGGCGATTGCTCAGCATACACTTTTTGATCGGCTGTGGTATGAAAACGACCCTGAGGCAGGTGGGTACATTGATGATGCCGTAAAATCTTTCTTCAAAATAACTCGGATGATTCCAGAAGACCCAGAACTTCAATGGGACAGTTGGCGTCATTTAGCAGCCATTTTTAGGGCAttgaaaatcagaaaaatttCCAAAACACAGATACCTCCAAGCCTTGAGGAGTTTCAGGAGAACCCAGAGAAATGTATGCAGAAGGCAATGGAGATCACACCCAATAACCCAAGACTACTTGCCCGCTACGCTAACTTCCTGTACTCACTAAATAGGGAAATTCAGAAGCCACTTGAGTTGTTGGAGCAGTCTATAAATTTAGATAGTACAGAGTTTAACTTTTATGCATTTACTACACGGGCCATGATCAGTAAAAAATTCTACAAGCATCGTATGTCACAGCAGAAGCCTAAGACGCAAGACAGTGCAGAGTTGGCCTTCTTGAGGAACACCCTCCAAGTTGCTAAAAGTGACTTAAAGAAAGCAATGTCCATGCATGTCACTCCTTGGGACTTGATGCATCTCGGAGAAGTATACTACCTCCTTGCACGGAACCACACCCAACAGGACAATGAGATTAGAAACCTAGTTGAGAAGGCTCTCCTGCAGTTGACAAGGGCATCAGATTGTCAAGATGGATATATGCAAAAGGAACTGTACAGTATCAGAGGTCGCTGTCTTTTTGACATTGGTGAGAAACGCTCTGCGATAGCTTGCTTCAAACAAGCGATTGACTGTGAACCTTCAAACAGCAAATACACTGGCAATTTCAATGAGCTGTTTGATGTATACCTGAATATGCTACAGGATGAAGAGCTTGATGATCGTTCTATTATTGCGGAGACAGcctttttcttgaaagaagCTCTTGTCAAATACGGGCGCAATAATATGGGCAGGTTCTGCATTGGAAAGCTGGGGCAACATCACAAAAGAGAGCTTTTTTTAATTGAAGAGTACTGCACGAAGTACAAGAATGAATACAATGATGTTTTTCGTTTACTTCAGGCAAGGACTGTATCTGGAACGACTGTATCTACTGACACAAGAAAAGAGAGCAAACTCCACCAGGCTTGGGTCAGGACACTTCCATCTTCCAGAGCATGGCGTGTCGAGCAAGCGGAAGCGTCTGCTGCTGGCATTGCTGCTGATGGTGCTGCTGCCACAActgctgcagctgctgctgAAGGTGGTGCTGTTAGTGTCCCTGCTGGTGCAGAGGACACCGGGTCAGAGAAAGAAGTGAAGTCTCTCGAAAGCAAGGTAGCACGCATGAGCTTCGAAGAGCAACCACAAGAGCAAAAACAGCCCATCAGGAAGGCACCAGACGAGGCAAGAATCCAACAGTTTGAAAACGACTTCTGCGTGATATACCCGGAAAACCAAAAAGAATGGGTATTTTACGATCTATTAAACGAACTGGAAGCTGTAAGAAAATTGAAAGGTTATATTCAAGACAGGAATTCTGT
Above is a genomic segment from Asterias rubens chromosome 5, eAstRub1.3, whole genome shotgun sequence containing:
- the LOC117290069 gene encoding tetratricopeptide repeat protein 22-like, giving the protein MASVIIPGHFMLPLPINKDINIDKAAVETKIRVLSQFQKVRVGRPEELAILNLQGILTTRLRRYEDSLVYFHQVLNKDPENLNALANLQYVLEKLFRLSEAQDSKDEWTRLIHSKDPEALNCLKARCLAEHAYAYAFDVHSDTKGAKRYKQSNKLYREALTLAGDDVKPAEYHDWIFNMAIAQHTLFDRLWYENDPEAGGYIDDAVKSFFKITRMIPEDPELQWDSWRHLAAIFRALKIRKISKTQIPPSLEEFQENPEKCMQKAMEITPNNPRLLARYANFLYSLNREIQKPLELLEQSINLDSTEFNFYAFTTRAMISKKFYKHRMSQQKPKTQDSAELAFLRNTLQVAKSDLKKAMSMHVTPWDLMHLGEVYYLLARNHTQQDNEIRNLVEKALLQLTRASDCQDGYMQKELYSIRGRCLFDIGEKRSAIACFKQAIDCEPSNSKYTGNFNELFDVYLNMLQDEELDDRSIIAETAFFLKEALVKYGRNNMGRFCIGKLGQHHKRELFLIEEYCTKYKNEYNDVFRLLQARTVSGTTVSTDTRKESKLHQAWVRTLPSSRAWRVEQAEASAAGIAADGAAATTAAAAAEGGAVSVPAGAEDTGSEKEVKSLESKVARMSFEEQPQEQKQPIRKAPDEARIQQFENDFCVIYPENQKEWVFYDLLNELEAVRKLKGYIQDRNSVPGTFKISNEIEMMTKCASILLVINKDFQKECKHSMIYALEMRKDRENPRYIIPILRDNSKVPVEVNIFNTFDAIGAVDWDKLANAIEQQVYA